CAGGATTGGTCCAATTCCTTGCTGGTGGCCGTTCTGACCCTGTTTGCTTTGGTCGCGATCATCATTGATCGACGATCCTTTCTGATCGCTGCAATCGGCTACACCGTGATTCTGACAGCGACGATTTTCGATGGGGATGGCGCCGTGTTTACCGTCTTCTTCCTTGGCATCGTTTTACTTTTCCTAGGTGCGCGCTGGGAACACATCCGCGCCCGCCTTCTGGCAATGATGCCCCGGTTCATCCCGCTGCACAAATTGCCGCCCTCCCATGTTACAAAGGCTACTTCATGACCGACCTGACCCCCCGCGAAATTGTCTCCGAGCTTGACCGGTTCATCATTGGCCAGAAAGATGCCAAACGCGCGGTTGCGGTAGCCCTGCGCAATCGCTGGCGGCGTAAACAGCTCAGTGATGACTTGCGCGATGAGGTCTACCCAAAAAACATCCTGATGATCGGACCCACAGGTGTTGGCAAAACCGAGATCAGCCGACGTCTGGCGAAACTGGCGCGCGCACCATTCCTGAAAGTCGAAGCTACCAAATTTACGGAAGTCGGTTATGTCGGCCGTGATGTGGAGCAGATCATCCGCGACCTCGTGGACAGCGCCATTGCCATGACCCGCGATCATATGCGCGAAGACGTCAAGACCAACGCACGCCATGCCGCCGAAGAGCGTGTAATTGATGCGATTGCTGGTGCAGATGCCCGCGAAGGCACACGCGACATGTTTCGCAAAAAGCTCAAGGCCGGCGAGCTGGATGACGAAATGATTGATCTGGAGGTCGCCGATACCTCCAATCCGTTTCCAACAATGGATATTCCAGGCCAGCAGGGCGGTATGGGCATGATGAATCTCGGCGATCTGTTCGGCAAAGCGCTCGGAGGGCGCACAACCAGAAAAAGGCTGTCAGTTTCAGAAAGCTATGATGTGCTGATCTCCGAAGAGGCGGACAAGCTGCTGGATGATGAAACTGTCACCCGCGCCGCCATTGATGCGGTGGAGCAAAACGGCATCGTTTTTCTGGACGAGATCGACAAGGTTTGCGCACGATCAGATGCGCGCGGCGGGGATGTGAGCCGCGAAGGGGTGCAGCGCGATTTACTGCCGCTGATCGAAGGCACCACGGTCAGCACCAAACACGGGCCAGTCAAAACAGACCACGTGCTATTCATTGCATCAGGCGCTTTTCACATCGCAAAACCGTCGGATTTATTGCCGGAGCTTCAGGGCCGCCTGCCGATCCGCGTGGAGTTGCGGGCCCTCACCGAAGAGGATTTCGTCCGTATTCTGACAGAAACCGACAACGCGCTGACCCTGCAATACACCGCCTTGATGGGTACCGAGAAAGTCACCGTCAGTTTTGAACCCGATGGCATCGCCGCCCTCGCAAAGATCGCAGCAGACGTCAATCAATCGGTGGAAAACATCGGTGCCCGGCGCTTGTACACGGTCATGGAACGGGTGTTTGAAGAACTGTCCTTCGATGCGCCGGATCAGGCGGGCATAGAGGTGGTCGTGAATGCAGAGTTTGTTGAGAAAAACCTCGGTGAATTGACGCGTTCCACAGATATCAGCCGTTACGTGCTTTAAGGCTTTCAATCCAGCCACACGCCTGTAACACCGGGCACATGGGATATCTTCGCTTCCTGATCGAAAACCGGCTGTTTCTGATCGCCGGGTTTTTGCTCACCTTTACCTCGTCCTTCGGGCAGACCTATTTCATTTCGCTCTTCGCGGGTGAAATCAAGACAGCGTTTGCACTCAGCGATGGCGGCTGGGGTGGTGTCTATACGGTTGGTACAACGCTGTCAGCAGTCGCAATGATATGGGCTGGCGCGCTGACGGATAGATTTCGTGTCAAACAGCTGTCGCTTGGTGTCATGGTTTTACTCGCGGCTTCCTGCGTCGCGATGGCCGCAGTTCATCATTGGCTGTTGCTGATCCTTGTGGTTCTTGCGCTGCGCCTGACCGGGCAGGGGATGATGTCACAACTTGGCGCAGTCGCGATGTCGCGCTGGTTTGTGGCCACCCGTGGACGTGCGATTTCCATCTCCTCAATGGGTTTCGCCGCAGGTCAGGCTTTACTGCCCATCGCCGCAGTAGCATTGCTTGCGGTTTTTGACTGGCGGTTTCTTTGGGTTCTGGCAGCGGTTTGCGTCCTTGCTTTCATTCCGATCATGCAATTCCTGCTGCGACAGGAACG
This genomic interval from Paracoccaceae bacterium contains the following:
- the hslU gene encoding ATP-dependent protease ATPase subunit HslU; this encodes MTDLTPREIVSELDRFIIGQKDAKRAVAVALRNRWRRKQLSDDLRDEVYPKNILMIGPTGVGKTEISRRLAKLARAPFLKVEATKFTEVGYVGRDVEQIIRDLVDSAIAMTRDHMREDVKTNARHAAEERVIDAIAGADAREGTRDMFRKKLKAGELDDEMIDLEVADTSNPFPTMDIPGQQGGMGMMNLGDLFGKALGGRTTRKRLSVSESYDVLISEEADKLLDDETVTRAAIDAVEQNGIVFLDEIDKVCARSDARGGDVSREGVQRDLLPLIEGTTVSTKHGPVKTDHVLFIASGAFHIAKPSDLLPELQGRLPIRVELRALTEEDFVRILTETDNALTLQYTALMGTEKVTVSFEPDGIAALAKIAADVNQSVENIGARRLYTVMERVFEELSFDAPDQAGIEVVVNAEFVEKNLGELTRSTDISRYVL